A portion of the Gigantopelta aegis isolate Gae_Host chromosome 10, Gae_host_genome, whole genome shotgun sequence genome contains these proteins:
- the LOC121382568 gene encoding tetraspanin-1-like isoform X3: protein MLRLVSMALLVCGAVSVSVGLWIGVFSHDIFILLRISEDVTATRVTQSPSFIEISGYLTTTSGVALLFVSVIGCWASTSAKDAKSHLPTLIVGMILTTVHYAVAVALVVRYNIMFRDYALEYMNTSFTGRYMGPYSRSYSISTAWDVGQVVLQCCGVSGQGDYDGLETWDRTWRVPGSGHVYEARIPVTCCFFKSGSRASDVRRATTPEDFHKLIENPNCPHTRTFAYSKGCLGELRKTFRKNYYLIVITAGISLVIMSEKEE from the exons ATGTTACGGTTAGTTAGTATGGCGTTATTG GTTTGTGGAGCAGTGTCTGTTAGTGTTGGGTTGTGGATAGGGGTATTCAGCCATGATATCTTCATCTTGCTCCGTATTTCGGAAGATGTGACGGCCACGAGAGTTACCCAATCGCCTTCCTTCATCGAGATCTCCGGCTATTTGACCACGACGTCTGGGGTGGCCCTCCTGTTCGTAAGTGTCATAGGGTGCTGGGCATCCACCAGCGCCAAAGACGCCAAATCGCATCTACCAACG TTGATTGTGGGGATGATACTCACTACAGTGCATTACGCTGTTGCAGTTGCTCTTGTAGTGAGGTACAATATTATG TTCCGAGATTATGCGCTGGAGTATATGAACACTTCCTTCACTGGCAGGTACATGGGTCCGTACTCGCGGTCATACTCCATATCGACAGCCTGGGACGTAGGACaagttgtg TTGCAGTGTTGTGGCGTGTCGGGGCAGGGAGACTACGATGGCCTGGAGACCTGGGACAGGACGTGGCGGGTGCCGGGCAGCGGACACGTCTACGAGGCACGCATTCCGGTCACGTGTTGTTTTTTCAAGTCCGGCTCCAGGGCTTCCGACGTCAGGAGGGCTACCACGCCAGAAGACTTCCACAAACTGATCGAGAACCCGAACTGTCCACACACTCGGACATTCGCCTACTCCAAG GGATGCCTGGGTGAGCTGCGTAAAACATTCAGGAAGAACTACTACCTCATTGTGATAACTGCTGGAATAAGCCTAGTGATCATG AGCGAGAAAGaagaataa
- the LOC121382568 gene encoding uncharacterized protein LOC121382568 isoform X2, with the protein MLRLVSMALLVCGAVSVSVGLWIGVFSHDIFILLRISEDVTATRVTQSPSFIEISGYLTTTSGVALLFVSVIGCWASTSAKDAKSHLPTLIVGMILTTVHYAVAVALVVRYMGPYSRSYSISTAWDVGQVVLQCCGVSGQGDYDGLETWDRTWRVPGSGHVYEARIPVTCCFFKSGSRASDVRRATTPEDFHKLIENPNCPHTRTFAYSKGCLGELRKTFRKNYYLIVITAGISLVIMVIAFVASISVVMSKKEQKVDKTLLIAPAERERRIIRRRQCIPATPPKRASRTKQETSFSTLPPPVGMAF; encoded by the exons ATGTTACGGTTAGTTAGTATGGCGTTATTG GTTTGTGGAGCAGTGTCTGTTAGTGTTGGGTTGTGGATAGGGGTATTCAGCCATGATATCTTCATCTTGCTCCGTATTTCGGAAGATGTGACGGCCACGAGAGTTACCCAATCGCCTTCCTTCATCGAGATCTCCGGCTATTTGACCACGACGTCTGGGGTGGCCCTCCTGTTCGTAAGTGTCATAGGGTGCTGGGCATCCACCAGCGCCAAAGACGCCAAATCGCATCTACCAACG TTGATTGTGGGGATGATACTCACTACAGTGCATTACGCTGTTGCAGTTGCTCTTGTAGTGAG GTACATGGGTCCGTACTCGCGGTCATACTCCATATCGACAGCCTGGGACGTAGGACaagttgtg TTGCAGTGTTGTGGCGTGTCGGGGCAGGGAGACTACGATGGCCTGGAGACCTGGGACAGGACGTGGCGGGTGCCGGGCAGCGGACACGTCTACGAGGCACGCATTCCGGTCACGTGTTGTTTTTTCAAGTCCGGCTCCAGGGCTTCCGACGTCAGGAGGGCTACCACGCCAGAAGACTTCCACAAACTGATCGAGAACCCGAACTGTCCACACACTCGGACATTCGCCTACTCCAAG GGATGCCTGGGTGAGCTGCGTAAAACATTCAGGAAGAACTACTACCTCATTGTGATAACTGCTGGAATAAGCCTAGTGATCATG GTAATCGCATTTGTCGCTTCGATCAGTGTCGTAATGtcaaaaaaagaacaaaaagttGATAAAACTCTTTTGATTGCACCCGCAGAGCGAGAAAGaagaataataagaagaagacaATGCATACCTGCCACGCCACCTAAGAGAGCCTCGCGCACGAAACAGGAGACATCCTTCTCCACCCTCCCTCCACCAGTAGGAATGGCATTCTGA
- the LOC121382568 gene encoding uncharacterized protein LOC121382568 isoform X1, giving the protein MLRLVSMALLVCGAVSVSVGLWIGVFSHDIFILLRISEDVTATRVTQSPSFIEISGYLTTTSGVALLFVSVIGCWASTSAKDAKSHLPTLIVGMILTTVHYAVAVALVVRYNIMFRDYALEYMNTSFTGRYMGPYSRSYSISTAWDVGQVVLQCCGVSGQGDYDGLETWDRTWRVPGSGHVYEARIPVTCCFFKSGSRASDVRRATTPEDFHKLIENPNCPHTRTFAYSKGCLGELRKTFRKNYYLIVITAGISLVIMVIAFVASISVVMSKKEQKVDKTLLIAPAERERRIIRRRQCIPATPPKRASRTKQETSFSTLPPPVGMAF; this is encoded by the exons ATGTTACGGTTAGTTAGTATGGCGTTATTG GTTTGTGGAGCAGTGTCTGTTAGTGTTGGGTTGTGGATAGGGGTATTCAGCCATGATATCTTCATCTTGCTCCGTATTTCGGAAGATGTGACGGCCACGAGAGTTACCCAATCGCCTTCCTTCATCGAGATCTCCGGCTATTTGACCACGACGTCTGGGGTGGCCCTCCTGTTCGTAAGTGTCATAGGGTGCTGGGCATCCACCAGCGCCAAAGACGCCAAATCGCATCTACCAACG TTGATTGTGGGGATGATACTCACTACAGTGCATTACGCTGTTGCAGTTGCTCTTGTAGTGAGGTACAATATTATG TTCCGAGATTATGCGCTGGAGTATATGAACACTTCCTTCACTGGCAGGTACATGGGTCCGTACTCGCGGTCATACTCCATATCGACAGCCTGGGACGTAGGACaagttgtg TTGCAGTGTTGTGGCGTGTCGGGGCAGGGAGACTACGATGGCCTGGAGACCTGGGACAGGACGTGGCGGGTGCCGGGCAGCGGACACGTCTACGAGGCACGCATTCCGGTCACGTGTTGTTTTTTCAAGTCCGGCTCCAGGGCTTCCGACGTCAGGAGGGCTACCACGCCAGAAGACTTCCACAAACTGATCGAGAACCCGAACTGTCCACACACTCGGACATTCGCCTACTCCAAG GGATGCCTGGGTGAGCTGCGTAAAACATTCAGGAAGAACTACTACCTCATTGTGATAACTGCTGGAATAAGCCTAGTGATCATG GTAATCGCATTTGTCGCTTCGATCAGTGTCGTAATGtcaaaaaaagaacaaaaagttGATAAAACTCTTTTGATTGCACCCGCAGAGCGAGAAAGaagaataataagaagaagacaATGCATACCTGCCACGCCACCTAAGAGAGCCTCGCGCACGAAACAGGAGACATCCTTCTCCACCCTCCCTCCACCAGTAGGAATGGCATTCTGA